Proteins encoded by one window of Aphidius gifuensis isolate YNYX2018 linkage group LG2, ASM1490517v1, whole genome shotgun sequence:
- the LOC122850625 gene encoding insulin-like growth factor-binding protein complex acid labile subunit, protein MKKFNYITIVIITAAVSIICPIGEASKFLPTQTNNSEVEDSIVPKNDINSQSTSQKLTYKTYFCNTSSVFYMENVCKNYSSQRIYLSHKGLTFLPQGVFNGLISLLDLELDLNKLTSLEPKTFNSLSKLGYLAINNNNLTHLPQDIFKDLISLTYLNVRSNKLASLEPKTFNSLSKLGYLFISNNNLTHLPQDIFEGLISLLDLELDLNKLTSLEPKTFNSLSKLKYLAINNNNLTSLPQGIFNRLISLTHLRLDSNNLSHLKPDTFSNLSNLTELKINYNSLTSLPQGIFNGLESLRSLNLSSNKLTSLEPDIFNSLTKLDRLFIANNNLTFLPEEIFNGLESLNLLFLSSNKLTSLELNTFNSLSELRILDISNNNLTSLREELFNELKSLLSLILQFNKLTSLPSKIFKKLIHLDDLDIGNNNLTSLPRRIFNRLESLRWLDLSSNKLTSLEPCIFNSLTKLDHLFIANNNLTSLPEGIFDGLKSLNLLNLASNKLLSLENDTFNLLSNLEILHISDNSLTSLPQNVFNGLIHLQILDVHNNNLTDLPNNIFFENDALLFLCLQSNNLKELKPEVFTNLTQLFLLNVEHNKFSLTDDDKKLILKNMKQQTYDESTSYNIIKNEQCRLDLYNY, encoded by the exons ATGAAGAAGTTTAATTATATAACGATTGTTATAATTACTGCAGCTGTCTCGATTATTTGTCCAATTGGG GAAGCATCGAAATTTTTGCCAAcccaaacaaataattcagaAGTTGAAGACAGCATTGTACCGAAAAATGACATAAATAGCCAATCAACAAGTCAAa AACTAACATACAAAACATACTTTTGTAATACATCTTCTGTATTTTACATGGAAAATGTTTGTAAGAATTATTCAAGCCAGCGTATTTATTTAAGTCACAAAGGTTTAACATTTCTCCCACAAGGAGTATTCAATGGATTGATATCTCTACTTGATTTAGAATTAGATTTAAACAAACTGACCAGTCTGGAGCCTAAAACTTTCAATAGTTTGTCCAAACTGGGATATTTAgcaatcaataacaataatttaacacaCCTTCCACAAGATATTTTCAAAGATTTGATATCTCTGACTTATTTGAACGTACGTTCAAACAAACTGGCCAGCCTGGAGCCTAAAACTTTCAATAGTTTGTCCAAACTGGGATATTTATTCATcagtaacaataatttaacacaTCTTCCACAAGATATTTTTGAAGGATTAATATCTCTACTCGATTTAGAATTAGATTTAAACAAACTGACCAGTCTAGAGCCTAAAACTTTCAATAGCTTGTCCAAACTGAAATATCTAgcaatcaataacaataatttaacatctcTTCCACAAGGAATATTCAATAGATTAATATCTCTAACTCATTTGCGTCTAGATTCAAATAATCTATCTCACCTTAAACCCGACACTTTTAGTAACTTGTCTAATCTAACAGAGTTAAAGATCAATTATAATAGTTTAACATCCCTTCCACAAGGAATATTCAATGGATTAGAGTCTCTAAGATCGttgaatttatcatcaaataaactgACAAGTCTTGAacctgatatttttaatagcttGACCAAACTTGACCgtttatttattgcaaataataaCTTAACATTTCTTCCAGAAGAAATATTCAATGGTTTAGAGTCTCTCAATCTCttgtttttatcatcaaataaactaACCAGTCTGGAGCTTAACACTTTTAATAGTTTGTCAGAACTGAGAATTTTAGAtatcagtaataataatttaacatctcttcgagaagaattatttaatgaattgaaATCTTTACTTTCTTTAATTTTGCAATTCAATAAACTGACAAGTCTTCCATCCAAAATTTTCAAGAAGTTGATCCATCTTGATGATTTAGatattggtaataataatttaacatctcTTCCACGAAGAATATTCAATAGATTAGAGTCTCTAAGATGGTtggatttatcatcaaataaactgACAAGTCTTGAaccttgtatttttaatagcttGACCAAACtcgaccatttatttattgctaataACAACTTAACATCTCTTCCAGAAGGAATATTTGATGGATTGAAATCTctaaatttgttgaatttggCATCCAATAAACTGTTAAGTCTTGAAAATGATACTTTTAATCTCTTGTCGAATCTTGAAATTTTACATATCAGTGATAATAGTTTAACATCTCTTCCACAAAATGTTTTCAATGGATTGATCCATCTTCAAATTTTAGatgttcataataataatttgacagATCttccaaataatattttctttgaaaatgaTGCTCTgctatttttatgtttacaaTCAAACAATCTCAAGGAATTAAAACCTGAAGTTTTTACTAATTTAACGCAGCTTTTTTTGCTTAATGTTGAACATAATAAATTCAGTCTAACAGACgatgacaaaaaattaattttaaaaaatatgaaacagCAAACTTACGATGAATCTACTTcctataatattattaaaaatgaacagTGCCGGCTTGatctttataattattaa
- the LOC122850626 gene encoding carboxypeptidase N subunit 2-like, with product NKLKLNSNKLSSLENNTFHGLSNLETLDISDNNLTFLPEGIFNGLESLGVLILSSNKLTSLELNTYNSLTKLAVLFIDNNNLTSLQEELFNEFKSLIYLSFQFNKLTSLPSNIFKKMIYLDSLYLDNNYLTSLPQGIFNGLESLKFLSLSSNKLTSLEPDIFNSLTKLERLYIANNNLISLPQGIFDGLDSLITFDLSANELSSLKNNTFNSLSTLETIL from the coding sequence aacaaattaaaattaaattcaaataaactgTCAAGTCTggaaaataatacttttcatGGATTGTCCAATCTTGAAACTCTAGATAtcagtgataataatttaacatttcttCCAGAAGGAATATTCAATGGTTTAGAGTCTCTTGGAGTTTTGATTTTATCGTCAAATAAACTGACTAGTCTAGAGCTTAACACTTATAATAGCTTGACCAAACTAGCAGTTTTAtttatcgataataataatttaacatctcTTCAAGAAGAATTATTCAATGAATTCaaatctttaatttatttaagttttCAATTCAATAAACTGACAAGTCTTCCGTccaatattttcaagaaaatgaTCTATCTTGATAGTTTatatcttgataataattatttaacatctCTTCCACAAGGAATATTTAATGGATTAGAGTCTCTTAAATTCTTGTCTctatcatcaaataaactgACGAGTCTTGAacctgatatttttaatagcttGACCAAACTCGAACGTTTATATATTGCAAATAACAACTTAATATCTCTTCCACAAGGAATATTCGATGGATTGGATTCTCTAATTACGTTTGATTTGTCAGCAAATGAACTGTCAagtcttaaaaataatacttttaatagCTTGTCCACTCTTGAAACTATATTATAG